The Parus major isolate Abel chromosome 12, Parus_major1.1, whole genome shotgun sequence genome segment CATCGTCCTCGCTGCTCTTCTCAGGGTCTTTGCCTGCTGCCACTGTTGGCGTGGCCTCTGAGATCACCCTGCCATCCTTGGTCACGGGAATAAACTGGAtgtgcctgcagctgccagaaCCAACCACGGACACATTCAGAGGCTTGAACTCGGGCTGCAGGACATTGGAGAAAGCTGGGCTCGGCCTGCCAGAGTCATCCGCAATTTTTTTGCTCAAAGTCCGGATCTGCTCCCGAGGGCAAGGCTCCAGGGGCAGTGTGTTGTTGGTCCACTCCACTACGATGGAGCCTTTTGTGATGTCCTGCACTGTGattgtgctgctgttcctgtcaCCAAATGCCAGAGCCAGCTTCTTCACCAGCATGATCTTCTTATGGATGTCATTCACCACTGCATTATggtcccctcccagcctggccttgaacttcACTGGAGACTTGTCCCCATGTGGGCGTTTGTGGACGTGGATTTCAAAAGCATCCACGGCAAAAAGCCCGCCCTTGTCGGTGGCATACATGAAGTACTCGTGCTTCCCAATGTGGTTGTGGTCTGGCATGCCATACATGAGCTGGCTGGTGCTGTTGAACTGCACCCACGAATTCTCCTCGAtcatctgctgctccttcagcttCAAGGTCAGCTGCAGCTTGTCAGTGGTGGTATCTTCCTTGTCGTAGAAGGTATCCGACGGTATCTTAACCTCGAAATAGGTGCCTTCCCATGCGTCGACCCTGTCGATGTGGTTTGTCAGCTTGGGTGGCTCATTCGGCTCCCAGGGCCGGGGCAGCCCGCTGGCTGTGGTGCGCACGCGGGACGGCGGAGAGGCCGTTGTCAGCTTGGAGATGGGGGATCTGGTTGTGCTGGGAGGCTTTGTCGGACGGGGAGTTTTGGGCCTTCGAGTAGGCCTCCGTGTTATTGCCGTGGAGGAATCTGTTGTGGACGGTGTGGCTGGCTTCAGGGTGGAGACTCTCGGTTTCTTGGTGGTAGTTGAGGGTGGTGTGATCACTGCTGTGGGCTCTACGTACCCGGGCATGGTGGGGCGGATCGGCACAGAGGCCGTGCCCGTGCCTTCTGCTACCCTGGTTGGCTGGATCGGCCCCAGCGTGGGTGTCTGCACAATGGGGCCTCTGGTTCTGATGGTGACTGTTGGCTTCCTTGGCAGTGGAATGGGCTCCCGGACCGGGGGTGCCGTTGTCTCTGTGGGAGGCGCGATGGCAGGTGACGTTGGGGTGGGGACAATCCTGGTGGGCGGCTCTTGTGCGGCAGTGGTGGGCGGCCCGATGGCAGTCAAAGGCGTAGGGGTGGCGTTGATCTGCCGCCGCATCCTCTTTGGGAGGTGAGGTTTCTTGTTAGCAATGTGCCAGCCAACAACTGGGTAGCCAAGGCGGGCAGACATGGTTCCTTCCTTAGCTGGAGCCTCCACCTTGCTGATGTTGGGGACGCTGTTTTGGCTCAGGGAACATCCCAGTTTCCATGAGAGTAAGGCCCCGTTTTCCACCACCTTCTTTGCATTTCCTGGCCCAGCCATGAAGGCTGACATGTCAAAGAGTCTGTTATTTACAACAGGAACCAACTTCATGTTGTGAAGTTCCACCTCTGAAAAGCTTCTCATTCTGTTTAAG includes the following:
- the DAG1 gene encoding dystroglycan, giving the protein MTVGCLLQSPVLGRTWLPVLLLAASAHCHWPSEPAEVVRDWENQLEASMHSVLSDLRETVPAVVGIPDSSAVVGRYFRVSIPTDLIASNGEVVQISEAGKDSLPSWLHWNAESSSLEGLPLDTDKGVHYISVTTLQPFPNGSYVPQTTNVFSVEVHQEDHNEPQSVRVAVQDTSETAPFVCGSEEPVTILTVILDADLTKMTPKQRIELLNRMRSFSEVELHNMKLVPVVNNRLFDMSAFMAGPGNAKKVVENGALLSWKLGCSLSQNSVPNISKVEAPAKEGTMSARLGYPVVGWHIANKKPHLPKRMRRQINATPTPLTAIGPPTTAAQEPPTRIVPTPTSPAIAPPTETTAPPVREPIPLPRKPTVTIRTRGPIVQTPTLGPIQPTRVAEGTGTASVPIRPTMPGYVEPTAVITPPSTTTKKPRVSTLKPATPSTTDSSTAITRRPTRRPKTPRPTKPPSTTRSPISKLTTASPPSRVRTTASGLPRPWEPNEPPKLTNHIDRVDAWEGTYFEVKIPSDTFYDKEDTTTDKLQLTLKLKEQQMIEENSWVQFNSTSQLMYGMPDHNHIGKHEYFMYATDKGGLFAVDAFEIHVHKRPHGDKSPVKFKARLGGDHNAVVNDIHKKIMLVKKLALAFGDRNSSTITVQDITKGSIVVEWTNNTLPLEPCPREQIRTLSKKIADDSGRPSPAFSNVLQPEFKPLNVSVVGSGSCRHIQFIPVTKDGRVISEATPTVAAGKDPEKSSEDDVYLHTVIPAVVVAAILLVAGIIAMICYRKKRKGKLTIEDQATFIKKGVPIIFADELDDSKPPPSSSMPLILQEEKAPLPPPEYPNQSMPETTPLNQDTIGEYTPLRDEDPNAPPYQPPPPFTAPMEGKGSRPKNMTPYRSPPPYVPP